In Halictus rubicundus isolate RS-2024b chromosome 5, iyHalRubi1_principal, whole genome shotgun sequence, one genomic interval encodes:
- the LOC143354403 gene encoding uncharacterized protein LOC143354403, translated as MRGANQDSATPYCRCRVLYLGSSVPHASKEGLLGVQEPLRELYPEQGALGARGIDSWLSVWSNGLLLENVDEHRKKVTRFFPIDALHYCAAVRHVKGGSGDSSNTRFLPLDSPFARTPSANHPPLFAAVLRRTTGIKVLECHAFICKRDMAANALVRCCFHAYADSSYAKGLDPSAATTNGVTNNHPSNNSLYHTLGGSSTTLDSPQANRLDTTSTDDLSLYNGDENHKVWARGRDEVDGLYQEQGTLRSTKGSRPRQLIAPPPPPPPPPPPSQPLLLEESSSSSVRRKANKKLKKLKSRTSHEDPLQQPHLHPQMHQGIYTNGHGHHTLGHPVRQQHYHPHPLPPSSRSVAGTLARPAPVLLVPAATLPRKAHHHPRGLRPIPAAAPIVPVYAPLPVVPPPPPAAAMYPAGTYGTAGNRSRRQHPDADTSTLGASRRLAASHADLTTAEMNRAAGDSPENESRFGTGIYRRKGHLNERAFSYSIRAEHRSRSHGSLASLGFSGQNGNALPKEEKKDREIAQLVAGLSLDDSPERTQPQANSRTGYSHHQQPLPRPRPR; from the coding sequence ATGAGGGGCGCTAATCAGGACTCGGCGACACCGTACTGTCGCTGCAGGGTCCTCTACCTGGGCAGCTCGGTGCCGCACGCGAGCAAAGAGGGCCTCCTGGGCGTACAGGAGCCGTTGAGGGAACTGTATCCCGAGCAGGGCGCGTTGGGTGCCCGCGGGATCGATTCCTGGCTGAGCGTCTGGAGCAACGGTCTGCTGCTGGAGAACGTGGACGAGCATCGCAAGAAGGTGACCAGGTTCTTCCCGATCGACGCGCTGCACTACTGCGCCGCTGTTCGACATGTGAAAGGCGGAAGCGGGGACTCGTCGAACACGAGGTTCCTGCCGCTGGACTCGCCGTTCGCCAGGACGCCCAGCGCTAATCATCCGCCCCTGTTTGCCGCCGTGTTGCGACGCACCACCGGGATCAAGGTGCTCGAGTGTCACGCGTTCATCTGCAAGAGGGACATGGCGGCCAACGCCCTGGTCAGGTGTTGCTTCCACGCGTACGCCGACAGCAGCTACGCGAAAGGCCTGGATCCGTCCGCGGCGACCACCAACGGCGTGACGAACAACCATCCTTCGAACAACAGCCTCTACCACACCCTAGGGGGGTCCAGCACCACTTTAGACAGCCCCCAAGCTAACCGTTTGGACACGACCTCGACGGACGACCTGAGCCTCTACAACGGCGACGAGAACCACAAGGTCTGGGCCCGGGGTCGCGACGAGGTGGACGGTCTCTATCAAGAACAAGGCACCCTGAGGAGCACCAAGGGCTCCAGGCCGCGTCAGCTGATTGCTCCTCCTcccccgccaccaccaccgccaccacccTCGCAGCCATTGTTGCTGGAAGAGTCGTCGTCCTCGTCTGTCCGCAGGAAAGCGAACAAGAAGCTGAAGAAGCTCAAAAGCAGAACCTCTCACGAGGACCCACTGCAGCAGCCGCATCTCCATCCTCAAATGCACCAAGGGATATACACGAACGGCCACGGGCACCACACTCTGGGTCATCCTGTCAGACAGCAGCATTATCATCCTCATCCCCTGCCGCCCAGCAGTCGATCCGTCGCTGGCACTCTAGCCAGACCAGCGCCAGTTCTGTTAGTACCCGCTGCAACACTCCCTAGGAAGGCTCACCATCATCCACGGGGACTCAGGCCGATTCCAGCGGCTGCGCCCATAGTACCAGTGTATGCTCCACTTCCGGTGGTGCCTCCACCTCCACCGGCAGCCGCCATGTATCCGGCTGGCACTTACGGGACCGCCGGGAACAGGAGCAGGAGACAACACCCTGACGCTGACACCTCCACTTTGGGAGCGTCCAGGAGACTAGCCGCTTCTCACGCGGACCTAACCACCGCGGAGATGAATCGTGCAGCTGGGGACAGTCCCGAGAACGAGTCCCGGTTCGGCACCGGTATCTACCGGCGGAAGGGCCACCTGAACGAGAGGGCGTTCTCGTACAGCATCCGCGCGGAGCACCGCAGCAGGAGCCACGGCAGCCTGGCCTCTCTAGGGTTCAGCGGCCAGAACGGCAACGCTCTGCCcaaggaggagaagaaggacAGAGAGATAGCGCAACTGGTAGCCGGCCTCAGCCTGGACGACAGCCCGGAGAGAACGCAGCCCCAGGCAAACTCCAGGACCGGATACTCCCATCATCAGCAGCCGTTGCCCAGGCCCCGGCCTCGTTAA